A window of the Gordonia humi genome harbors these coding sequences:
- a CDS encoding protein kinase domain-containing protein, producing MSLNWTGMAVGTMLYFSPESIEGRDFDIRADIYSLGCTAFELLTGSAPFAGNSITALMSAHLTQPPPPAGRIAPHLPPTVDSVFARVLAKNPTHRFSSATEFVDALEGAVAGRVTVPPTPPPAPRVPPPAWACFPTGCHAELRQPSYRPDRCLDCGRDRTRRGDRRVRIDAQKTLNLQRLRTHRRCPQPPPKAAAS from the coding sequence ATGTCACTCAACTGGACCGGCATGGCCGTCGGCACCATGCTCTACTTCTCCCCCGAATCGATCGAGGGGCGCGACTTCGACATCCGCGCCGACATCTACTCGCTCGGATGCACAGCTTTCGAACTGCTCACCGGCAGCGCGCCGTTCGCCGGCAACTCGATCACCGCCCTCATGTCGGCACACCTCACGCAGCCGCCGCCACCCGCGGGCCGTATCGCTCCTCATCTGCCGCCGACGGTCGACTCCGTCTTCGCGCGTGTCCTGGCGAAGAACCCGACGCACCGGTTCTCGTCGGCGACCGAGTTCGTGGATGCGTTGGAGGGCGCGGTCGCCGGACGTGTGACGGTGCCGCCCACGCCGCCGCCCGCGCCTCGCGTTCCGCCCCCGGCCTGGGCCTGTTTCCCGACCGGCTGCCACGCCGAGCTCCGACAACCGTCGTACCGCCCTGATCGCTGCCTCGACTGTGGCCGTGATCGCACTCGTCGCGGGGATCGCCGCGTTCGCATTGACGCGCAAAAGACTCTGAATCTACAGCGACTGCGGACTCACCGCCGATGTCCACAGCCGCCACCGAAGGCGGCAGCGTCGTGA
- a CDS encoding DEAD/DEAH box helicase, which produces MGALLPTLQANHLHEGLTNYLATTFALTDSDAQGALSDFVGHPDTGMFKGPYVRLRLPFAPAGGNWGMHLNWWPTGFTPYGHQSAAFERLSTKFHDRPQPTLVTTGTGSGKTEAFLYPILDHVLRAKAAGVTGMKALILYPMNALANDQAERLAHLIAEHPELSGISAGLYTGEQSTGGRTKVSNDGLITDRSLMHAAPPDILLTNYKMLDHLLLHPDRADIWRLSADSLQYVVLDEFHTYDGAQGTDVAMLLRRLGLSVKAHWTDASPVSDEDRARPLGRITPVATSATLGSKAEPTAMLDFAHTVFAEEFDADAVIGETRLAAAVWLADRDTALDRLYQPIPKPSITAGRLDAFAASSPTNDALTSAVLAELFERAEVFERTELFATTDDLDADRRLAPTDLRHLEPAEQLDLLKGHPLLARLLDHAVDVVSLADLADALFDAPTSERDTRHVRAAQQRFLDYLFAALSHLRAEVGRTALNVDVHLWIRELSRIDRAVTTNTTYRWSDDGIHEDSDVMHLPALYCRHCGRSGWGARLAPTGHTLDVTDESIRADHAAGASRFRALISAPAEALLTVTHPDEQIEGLRWFRIDDREITDTPPDPDGTEQLEGKVLPVLVLVGENEEENSKKDVCPACGAADGIRFLGSAVATQLSVALSNLFGDARLDADEKKALMFTDSVQDAAHRAGFVQARSHTLSLRSTLRSAIGTSTLTLPELCEVVVARAADDPARRYHLLAPDIVDHDEFIAFWKSDATTAARKKASTKVLRRLEFDIDLEFGLQSRLGRTLELTGSAVAEVDLGGEERPVRLGRAALNATEHQLTFEAPDATAITRWVRGTVERVRTRGAIRHPWLRKYIEKDANRRWIWGARPKGEGMAAFPKGRPAPAFPAVGSRTVPEGFDAITAPSSWYARWASQCLNVSPVDGGFLAKSLFGVLAEQRVLAADLTDAGLTAYGLPAAAVVVSAPTDDDLAAGRHLLVCNVCQTPTPGSATVIDELDGAPCLLVRCPGTLSRAPKAQNFYRRLYDGSEMKRVVAREHTSLLPTKTRLGYEAAFKRGGADPQAPNVLVATPTLEMGIDIGDLSTVMLGSLPRTVSSYLQRVGRAGRLTGNSLVLAFVRGRGEHLPKLYDPTSVIQGEVRPPATFLTAEEILQRQYVAHVIDRIARDSTSIAPRDARAVLGSFDPGGWMADLIAVVETHADRFVDEFLFQFDTVLDDRSREALRIWATPHADGSSSELAVSLQEAVHRWNRDLAELTARRAAVDAEMPEFEKRAASPAATDDDLRDLRTAKGSLRLLSGQIHDLTDDYWISVLERYGVLPNYTLLDDSVTLDVGITWIDPDTNQYMGEATSYQRGSRVALTELAPGATFYAQGLAVKIDAVDLGAGESNIHTWRLCPQCGWAAITLAGEVAPSVTSCPRCGTSAIADVSQNLQVVEMARVSAEVRRDEASINDARDERHREAFTVVTAADIDPVNVDRSWFVGDLGFGAEYLRRMDIRWLNMGRRTSQGGTRTIAGQETTTGLFRVCSSCGQLDKAAGRNSRYEHRSWCRYRNAATEHVREIALARTLRTQGVLLHLPHSLKYDQFAYPSLSAAILLGLREVIGGSPEHLDVATITDALHAPSQQALLIHDTVPGGTGYLAEFADPAKVWAVLDAARTVVHGCDCADHERLACHKCLLPFAPPHELDKVSRTTAARVLDQLLGVESDAEPDRNWWLKVVTEDAPRSPVGGEESPLEKEFYVAFVERLRTMGATVKETPGTYGPSATIVLPGKKIRTWKLTPQVHMATSKPDFELSTTDPEIPRIAIFGDGRKFHAVPENNRVADDATKRAILRDTGHLVWSFGHEDLQHFKAGDTAAPTWFTEKAAANTLKAGNLRPALLKLLTTDPISALLAYITDPDSEAWEAVGRWLPMMFVRNDNRVRGDSGMVGSAALSLASGAPAAFGSGADMCWSITDGPLAVTAAMHPGTHTTNAVLVLDDRDESLEIHDGRAWKEWLRLSNWLGLSPNNRVTTMSLLEEDASAPTGATSAPALSADWQEVFDSTISEVEKKLVSALAAADLPVPELGYETESGDVVDFAWPDTLVGVVFDLDDATAHMMSESGWTLCPPDAEAVAAAIKNGVS; this is translated from the coding sequence ATGGGAGCGCTGCTACCCACCCTCCAGGCAAACCACCTGCACGAGGGCCTCACCAACTACCTCGCGACCACGTTCGCCCTCACCGACTCCGACGCGCAGGGTGCCTTGTCGGACTTCGTCGGCCACCCAGACACCGGCATGTTCAAAGGCCCCTACGTCCGTCTGCGGTTGCCCTTCGCCCCGGCGGGCGGCAACTGGGGCATGCACCTGAACTGGTGGCCAACGGGATTCACTCCCTACGGTCACCAGTCCGCCGCATTCGAACGTCTCTCCACCAAGTTCCACGACCGTCCGCAGCCGACGCTCGTCACCACCGGCACCGGATCCGGCAAGACCGAGGCATTCCTCTACCCGATCCTCGACCACGTCCTACGTGCAAAGGCCGCCGGCGTCACCGGAATGAAGGCTCTCATCCTTTACCCGATGAACGCGCTGGCCAACGATCAGGCCGAACGCCTGGCTCATCTCATCGCCGAGCACCCGGAACTCTCCGGCATCTCCGCCGGGCTCTATACCGGAGAGCAATCCACCGGCGGACGCACCAAGGTCAGCAACGACGGCCTCATCACCGACCGCTCGCTGATGCACGCCGCTCCCCCAGACATCCTGCTGACCAACTACAAGATGCTCGACCACCTGCTGCTGCACCCTGACCGCGCCGACATCTGGCGCCTCTCCGCCGACTCACTGCAGTACGTCGTCCTCGACGAGTTTCACACTTACGACGGCGCGCAAGGCACAGACGTCGCCATGCTGCTGCGTCGTCTCGGGCTCTCCGTCAAAGCGCACTGGACCGACGCCTCCCCCGTCTCCGACGAGGATCGCGCCCGCCCCCTTGGCCGCATCACCCCCGTCGCCACCTCCGCAACCCTCGGCTCCAAGGCCGAACCCACCGCGATGCTCGACTTCGCGCACACCGTCTTCGCGGAAGAGTTCGACGCCGACGCCGTCATCGGAGAAACCCGCCTCGCCGCCGCCGTCTGGCTCGCCGACCGCGACACCGCCCTTGACCGGCTGTATCAGCCCATCCCGAAGCCCTCGATCACCGCCGGGCGCCTCGATGCGTTCGCCGCCAGCTCTCCCACGAACGACGCACTCACTTCCGCTGTGCTAGCCGAACTATTCGAGCGAGCAGAGGTATTCGAGCGCACCGAACTGTTCGCGACCACCGACGACCTCGACGCCGACCGTCGCCTCGCTCCCACTGATCTCCGTCACCTCGAACCCGCCGAGCAACTAGACCTGCTCAAAGGCCATCCCCTGCTGGCGCGGCTCCTCGACCACGCCGTCGATGTAGTTTCTCTTGCCGACCTCGCGGACGCGCTGTTCGACGCCCCGACCTCGGAACGCGACACCCGCCACGTCCGCGCCGCGCAGCAGCGCTTCCTCGACTACCTGTTCGCTGCGCTGTCCCACCTGCGCGCCGAGGTCGGCCGTACCGCACTGAATGTCGATGTCCACCTGTGGATTCGGGAACTCTCCCGCATCGACCGCGCCGTCACCACCAACACCACGTACCGCTGGTCCGACGACGGAATCCACGAGGACAGCGACGTGATGCACCTACCGGCGCTGTACTGCCGGCACTGCGGCCGCTCCGGGTGGGGCGCCCGCCTGGCCCCCACCGGCCATACCCTCGACGTCACCGACGAATCCATCCGCGCCGATCACGCCGCCGGGGCCTCCCGTTTCCGCGCACTCATCTCCGCGCCCGCCGAAGCGCTGCTCACCGTCACCCACCCCGATGAGCAGATCGAGGGCCTGCGCTGGTTCCGCATCGACGACCGCGAGATCACCGACACTCCGCCCGACCCGGATGGCACCGAACAGCTCGAAGGCAAGGTGCTGCCGGTGCTCGTCCTGGTCGGCGAAAACGAGGAGGAGAACTCCAAGAAGGACGTGTGCCCCGCCTGCGGTGCGGCCGACGGCATCCGCTTCCTCGGCAGCGCCGTCGCCACCCAGCTCTCGGTGGCCCTGTCGAACCTCTTCGGCGACGCCCGCCTCGACGCCGACGAGAAGAAGGCGTTGATGTTCACCGACAGCGTGCAGGACGCCGCGCACCGCGCCGGCTTCGTGCAGGCCCGTTCCCACACCCTCAGCCTCCGCTCCACGCTGCGCAGCGCTATCGGCACTTCGACGCTGACCCTGCCGGAACTCTGCGAGGTCGTCGTCGCGCGTGCCGCCGACGACCCGGCCCGCCGCTATCACCTGCTCGCCCCGGACATCGTCGACCACGACGAGTTCATCGCCTTCTGGAAATCGGACGCGACCACTGCTGCCCGCAAGAAGGCCAGTACCAAAGTGCTTCGCCGCCTCGAATTCGACATCGACCTGGAGTTCGGGCTGCAGTCCCGACTCGGCCGCACCCTGGAGCTCACCGGCAGCGCGGTCGCCGAAGTGGACCTCGGCGGCGAGGAACGCCCCGTCCGTCTCGGTCGCGCGGCTCTCAACGCCACCGAGCATCAACTGACATTCGAGGCACCGGATGCGACGGCGATCACCCGCTGGGTCCGGGGCACTGTGGAACGCGTCCGCACCCGCGGCGCCATCCGCCACCCGTGGCTGCGCAAGTACATCGAGAAGGACGCGAACCGGCGGTGGATCTGGGGCGCGCGCCCCAAGGGTGAAGGAATGGCGGCATTCCCCAAGGGCCGTCCGGCACCCGCATTCCCTGCCGTCGGATCACGCACTGTCCCCGAGGGATTCGACGCGATCACTGCCCCGTCGTCGTGGTACGCCCGCTGGGCGTCACAGTGCCTGAACGTCTCCCCCGTCGACGGCGGGTTCCTGGCGAAGTCGCTGTTCGGGGTCCTCGCCGAGCAACGCGTACTCGCCGCGGACCTCACCGATGCCGGACTCACCGCGTACGGGCTACCCGCCGCCGCGGTCGTCGTGTCCGCACCCACCGACGACGACCTCGCCGCCGGCAGGCACCTGCTGGTATGCAACGTGTGCCAGACCCCGACCCCCGGATCTGCGACAGTCATCGACGAACTCGACGGTGCCCCCTGCCTTCTCGTCCGCTGCCCCGGCACCCTGTCCCGTGCCCCCAAGGCGCAGAACTTCTACCGCCGCCTCTACGACGGTTCCGAGATGAAGCGGGTCGTCGCTCGGGAACACACCTCCCTGCTGCCGACCAAGACACGGCTAGGCTACGAGGCCGCGTTCAAACGCGGCGGTGCCGACCCGCAGGCCCCCAACGTCCTCGTCGCCACGCCCACGCTGGAGATGGGCATCGACATCGGTGATCTGTCCACGGTGATGCTGGGGTCACTGCCCCGCACCGTGTCCTCGTATCTGCAGCGTGTCGGCCGTGCCGGTCGTCTCACCGGCAACTCGCTGGTCCTCGCGTTCGTTCGCGGACGCGGCGAGCACCTACCGAAGCTGTACGACCCGACGTCAGTGATTCAAGGCGAGGTTCGACCGCCTGCCACCTTCCTCACCGCAGAGGAAATTCTGCAACGGCAGTACGTCGCGCACGTCATCGATCGCATTGCTCGCGACTCCACCAGCATCGCTCCCCGAGACGCACGCGCCGTGCTCGGCAGCTTCGACCCCGGCGGCTGGATGGCAGACCTCATCGCCGTTGTCGAGACGCACGCGGACAGATTCGTCGACGAGTTCCTATTCCAGTTCGACACGGTGCTCGACGACCGTTCTCGGGAAGCCCTTCGCATCTGGGCGACTCCCCACGCGGACGGAAGCTCAAGCGAACTCGCTGTCAGCTTGCAGGAGGCCGTGCATCGGTGGAACCGCGACCTCGCCGAACTCACCGCTCGTCGAGCCGCGGTCGATGCGGAGATGCCGGAGTTCGAGAAGCGAGCGGCGTCCCCCGCCGCGACCGACGACGACCTGCGGGACCTCCGTACGGCGAAGGGCTCGCTGCGGCTGCTCAGTGGTCAGATTCATGACCTCACCGACGACTACTGGATCAGCGTCCTCGAACGCTACGGTGTGCTGCCGAACTACACACTGCTCGACGATTCCGTCACTCTCGATGTCGGAATCACCTGGATCGACCCCGACACCAACCAGTACATGGGTGAGGCCACCAGCTACCAGCGCGGCTCACGTGTCGCTCTCACCGAACTCGCGCCCGGCGCCACCTTCTACGCGCAGGGCCTCGCGGTGAAGATCGACGCGGTCGACCTCGGGGCGGGCGAGTCGAACATCCACACGTGGCGTCTGTGTCCTCAATGCGGTTGGGCGGCAATCACACTCGCCGGCGAGGTTGCCCCATCTGTGACGTCGTGCCCTCGGTGCGGCACGTCAGCGATCGCCGACGTCAGTCAGAACCTGCAGGTCGTCGAGATGGCGAGGGTCTCTGCGGAGGTTCGACGCGATGAAGCATCCATCAACGACGCCCGCGACGAACGGCACAGAGAGGCCTTCACGGTCGTCACCGCCGCCGATATCGATCCCGTCAACGTGGATCGTTCCTGGTTCGTCGGTGACCTCGGTTTCGGCGCCGAATACCTGCGCCGCATGGACATCCGCTGGCTGAACATGGGACGCCGAACATCTCAAGGCGGCACACGGACCATCGCCGGTCAGGAGACCACCACGGGATTGTTCCGGGTGTGCTCCTCATGCGGGCAGCTCGACAAGGCTGCGGGCCGCAACTCTCGTTACGAACACCGCAGCTGGTGCCGTTACCGCAATGCCGCCACCGAGCATGTCCGGGAGATCGCACTCGCGCGCACGTTGCGCACCCAGGGAGTTCTGCTGCACCTGCCCCACTCCTTGAAGTACGACCAGTTCGCATACCCCAGCCTGAGCGCCGCCATCCTCTTGGGCCTTCGTGAGGTGATCGGCGGTTCTCCCGAGCACCTCGACGTCGCGACCATCACCGATGCCTTGCACGCGCCGAGCCAGCAGGCGTTGCTGATCCACGACACCGTCCCCGGCGGCACCGGATACCTCGCAGAGTTTGCCGACCCCGCGAAGGTGTGGGCCGTGCTCGATGCCGCGCGAACCGTCGTACACGGCTGCGACTGCGCCGACCACGAGCGACTCGCTTGCCACAAGTGCCTGTTGCCTTTCGCCCCGCCGCACGAACTCGACAAGGTGTCGCGTACGACTGCCGCGAGGGTTCTCGACCAGCTGCTCGGTGTGGAGTCCGATGCCGAGCCTGATCGCAACTGGTGGTTGAAGGTGGTCACTGAAGACGCGCCGAGGTCACCGGTAGGCGGAGAAGAGTCTCCGCTCGAGAAGGAGTTCTACGTCGCGTTCGTCGAGCGCCTGCGCACGATGGGCGCCACGGTGAAGGAGACTCCGGGCACCTACGGCCCGTCCGCGACAATCGTGCTGCCCGGTAAGAAGATCCGCACCTGGAAACTCACTCCCCAGGTACACATGGCCACCTCGAAACCCGACTTCGAATTGAGCACCACCGATCCCGAGATCCCTCGGATCGCGATCTTCGGAGACGGTCGGAAGTTCCACGCGGTCCCGGAGAACAACCGTGTGGCCGACGACGCAACGAAGCGGGCGATCCTGCGAGACACCGGACACCTCGTGTGGTCCTTCGGCCACGAGGACCTGCAACATTTCAAAGCCGGCGACACGGCGGCACCCACATGGTTCACCGAGAAGGCCGCGGCGAACACGCTGAAAGCCGGTAACCTCCGCCCGGCACTCCTCAAACTGCTGACGACGGATCCCATCAGTGCACTGCTGGCATACATCACCGATCCGGATTCGGAAGCATGGGAGGCGGTCGGACGATGGCTGCCGATGATGTTCGTACGCAACGACAATCGGGTCCGTGGTGACAGCGGCATGGTCGGATCCGCTGCCCTGTCACTCGCATCCGGAGCGCCGGCTGCATTCGGAAGCGGCGCCGACATGTGCTGGAGTATCACCGACGGGCCGCTGGCCGTCACCGCTGCGATGCACCCGGGGACACACACGACGAATGCTGTGCTCGTCCTTGATGACCGAGACGAGAGTCTGGAGATCCACGACGGCCGAGCGTGGAAGGAATGGCTCCGCCTGTCCAACTGGCTCGGACTGAGCCCGAACAACCGTGTCACGACGATGAGCCTCCTTGAGGAGGATGCCAGCGCTCCGACAGGGGCAACTAGTGCGCCCGCGCTCTCCGCCGACTGGCAAGAAGTGTTCGACTCCACGATCTCCGAAGTCGAGAAGAAGCTGGTGTCGGCGCTTGCGGCAGCAGACCTACCCGTACCGGAGCTGGGGTACGAGACCGAGAGCGGCGACGTCGTGGACTTCGCCTGGCCCGACACCTTGGTCGGGGTGGTGTTCGACCTCGACGACGCTACCGCCCATATGATGTCCGAATCGGGGTGGACGCTCTGCCCACCTGACGCGGAAGCGGTCGCCGCAGCGATCAAGAACGGAGTCTCATAG
- a CDS encoding retron system putative HNH endonuclease has protein sequence MKNTNSTPWRNTELKEALREETNGKCAYCESVIEDVAPAHVEHILPKSIFPKLVLEWSNLTLCCPTCNANKKDYYSTEVSLLNPYVDDPSNHLMFLGAFVWSIPSSLRGHKTIETIELNRPKLLEERENFIQSLHDLLTAWSNTDCNDVRSILQNSINRLLSPERPYNTLGSDFIGRFGEFP, from the coding sequence ATGAAGAATACAAATAGTACACCCTGGCGCAATACTGAACTCAAGGAAGCCCTCCGCGAGGAAACCAACGGAAAATGTGCGTATTGCGAAAGTGTAATCGAGGACGTCGCACCCGCGCACGTGGAGCATATCCTCCCCAAGTCCATCTTTCCGAAATTAGTTCTAGAGTGGAGTAATCTCACCCTCTGTTGCCCGACCTGCAATGCGAACAAGAAAGACTATTACTCGACCGAAGTTTCGCTCCTGAATCCATACGTGGATGACCCTTCCAATCATCTGATGTTCCTTGGCGCATTCGTTTGGTCGATACCGTCAAGCCTGAGGGGGCACAAGACTATCGAGACTATCGAACTGAACCGACCTAAACTCCTGGAAGAACGCGAGAATTTCATCCAATCTCTTCATGATTTGCTAACCGCCTGGTCGAATACCGACTGTAACGATGTTCGGTCGATACTCCAGAATTCCATCAACAGGCTTCTTTCTCCCGAGAGGCCCTATAACACTCTCGGTTCGGATTTCATAGGTAGATTCGGAGAGTTTCCGTGA
- a CDS encoding AAA family ATPase: protein MNRFSRIQISNWRQFRNVDVKFHNRLTVLTGANGSGKSTILNLLSPHFSWKPKFSGDPLDYQEKWENQITHEVSRREINRSSILTYSDGTECRLVVPDSSKSSFVTTWQNQKPMDGLFITSHRTPPSPTSVSTIPTSFMSIDSLLNAYISEQLKRAYPNLNTTQFGKDTPALKLKESLIAAAVFSQDTSAVRANSSAQYLWNGFQSALTKLLPADLGFVRLKVESPELYIETQTTRFPVDGVSGGISALIEYAWMILIGSFQKRDYTVCFDEPENHLHPNLQRTLLPSLLEIFPNIHFVVSTHSPFVVTSVPTSNVYALDFVDGKVESRLLDLENKSRGADETLRRVLGVPSMLPTWVEAQLDAVLHEFSRNSDKASALEHLLQELEATGLSEEFPATVRALTERGEL from the coding sequence ATGAATAGGTTTTCAAGAATCCAAATATCCAACTGGAGACAGTTCAGAAACGTCGATGTCAAGTTTCATAATCGCCTCACGGTACTGACAGGAGCCAATGGCTCAGGAAAATCCACAATCCTAAATCTCCTCAGCCCACACTTCTCCTGGAAACCGAAGTTCTCTGGTGACCCATTGGACTACCAAGAGAAATGGGAAAACCAGATCACCCACGAGGTCTCAAGGCGGGAAATCAATCGTAGCAGCATACTCACCTACTCGGATGGCACCGAATGTCGGCTTGTCGTTCCCGATTCTTCAAAGTCATCCTTTGTGACCACGTGGCAGAATCAGAAACCGATGGATGGCCTCTTCATAACTTCGCACCGAACGCCACCATCACCTACATCGGTGTCAACGATACCCACTTCTTTCATGAGTATTGATTCGCTACTCAACGCCTACATAAGCGAACAACTAAAGAGGGCGTATCCCAATTTAAACACCACCCAATTTGGAAAGGATACACCAGCCCTCAAGTTGAAGGAATCCCTAATTGCGGCAGCGGTATTCAGCCAAGACACCTCGGCGGTACGGGCAAACAGCTCTGCACAGTACCTGTGGAACGGTTTTCAGTCGGCGCTCACAAAGCTCCTTCCTGCCGACTTAGGGTTTGTCAGGTTGAAAGTGGAATCCCCCGAGCTCTATATCGAAACTCAAACCACTAGGTTTCCTGTCGACGGCGTATCCGGGGGCATCAGCGCCCTAATAGAGTATGCGTGGATGATTCTTATCGGATCGTTCCAAAAGCGAGACTATACTGTCTGTTTTGACGAGCCCGAAAATCACCTACACCCAAATCTTCAGCGGACGCTACTGCCCAGCCTCCTGGAGATTTTCCCGAACATACACTTCGTGGTGTCAACACATAGCCCTTTTGTAGTCACGAGCGTTCCCACTTCCAACGTCTACGCCCTCGATTTTGTCGACGGTAAAGTCGAAAGCCGGTTGCTCGACCTGGAGAACAAGTCACGAGGAGCCGACGAGACTCTGCGTCGCGTTCTAGGCGTCCCGTCAATGTTGCCGACTTGGGTAGAAGCGCAACTGGACGCGGTCCTACACGAATTTTCAAGAAATTCCGACAAAGCCAGTGCGCTTGAGCACCTGCTACAAGAGCTCGAAGCAACAGGACTGTCGGAAGAATTCCCGGCGACGGTGCGAGCACTCACCGAAAGGGGAGAGTTGTGA